Proteins encoded within one genomic window of Bacillus sp. 1NLA3E:
- a CDS encoding PCYCGC motif-containing (lipo)protein, translating into MKYTSFIVFSLLLVIILAGCSPKKELTLDSKHAKLPDYVTSSSDIIKQTYIMAAEYPKVLASVPCYCGCTGDGHKSNLDCFVSGISKDNQVTEWDQHGVSCDTCVDIAQDSVEMYQDGKSLKDINKLIVKKYESVGEPTPTPVPK; encoded by the coding sequence ATGAAATATACTAGCTTTATAGTATTTAGTTTGTTACTAGTAATCATTTTAGCAGGATGTAGTCCTAAAAAAGAACTAACTTTAGATTCAAAACATGCAAAGTTGCCTGATTATGTTACTTCATCTTCTGACATTATTAAACAAACCTATATAATGGCAGCCGAGTATCCAAAAGTATTGGCATCCGTCCCTTGCTATTGTGGTTGTACCGGAGACGGGCATAAGAGTAACCTTGATTGTTTTGTTAGTGGAATAAGCAAAGACAATCAAGTAACTGAATGGGATCAACATGGAGTGTCATGTGACACATGTGTAGATATCGCCCAGGATTCGGTCGAAATGTATCAAGATGGGAAAAGTCTAAAAGATATTAACAAATTAATTGTGAAAAAATACGAATCAGTAGGAGAACCTACACCAACACCTGTGCCGAAATGA
- a CDS encoding SOS response-associated peptidase produces MCGRFTLTANVAEIIERFDIEAFLQEDTYLPNYNVAPSQSVIAIINNGTINKMGYLKWGLIPPWAKEPSIGYKMINARAETLTEKASYRNAYKKKRCLIIADSFYEWKRIDQKTKTPMRIKLKSDSLFAMAGLWEQWKTPEGKAIFSCSVITTTANELVKDIHDRMPAILRPEDEKIWLNTKITDTDYLNTLLKPFDNSLMEAYKVSSLVNSPKNNTIDLIQKIC; encoded by the coding sequence ATGTGTGGTAGATTCACACTAACAGCAAACGTAGCTGAGATTATCGAGCGATTTGATATAGAAGCCTTTCTCCAAGAAGATACTTATCTTCCTAACTATAATGTTGCCCCTTCTCAATCTGTAATAGCGATTATCAATAATGGAACAATTAACAAAATGGGTTATTTAAAATGGGGTTTGATCCCACCGTGGGCGAAGGAACCGTCAATTGGCTATAAAATGATAAATGCTCGAGCGGAGACCCTTACTGAAAAAGCAAGCTACCGAAACGCATATAAGAAAAAACGCTGTTTAATCATTGCCGATAGTTTTTATGAGTGGAAACGAATCGATCAAAAAACGAAAACTCCGATGCGGATTAAACTCAAGTCGGATAGCTTGTTTGCAATGGCTGGATTATGGGAACAATGGAAAACCCCTGAAGGAAAAGCAATTTTTTCCTGTTCCGTGATTACCACAACTGCAAATGAACTCGTTAAAGACATCCATGATCGAATGCCGGCCATTTTAAGACCTGAAGATGAAAAAATTTGGCTAAATACCAAGATTACTGATACCGACTATCTCAATACCTTATTAAAACCTTTTGACAATAGTCTTATGGAGGCATATAAAGTTAGCTCACTAGTTAATTCTCCCAAAAACAACACAATTGATCTAATTCAAAAGATTTGTTGA
- a CDS encoding amino acid permease — protein MSSLFRKKSLSTMIAQSKKVELNRTLSLFDLIFLGVGCVIGTGIFVVTGVVAAQSAGPAIIISFIIAGIACALAALCYAEFSSAVPVSGSVYTYTYATMGEIFAFLIGWDLMLEYVLAISAVATGWSAYFRSLIEGFGVHFPALLSSAPGTGTGGMVDLPAIIIILLVTALVSIGVKESTRFNNVMVFIKLAVILTFIFAGISYVKPGNWTPFAPFGFKGIVTSAATVFFAYIGFDVIATASEEVKRPKRDMPIGIITSLVICTVLYIVVALVLTGMVPYSQLNVGDPVALALKLVGQNQLAGIISVGAVAGITTVLLALIYAQVRLSFAMSRDGLLPKGLAKVHKKYKTPFSNTWLTGFVAAGIAGFVDLTTLAHLVNMGTLAAFTLISIAIIVLRRKHPEIIATFRVPFVPVLPAISALFCIYLSISLPAITWISFAIWLSVGTIVYFLYARKNSLLNNEDPKEIDNRMAK, from the coding sequence ATGAGCAGTTTATTTAGAAAGAAGTCTTTAAGCACCATGATTGCACAGAGTAAAAAGGTTGAACTTAACCGAACTTTAAGTTTATTCGATCTTATCTTTCTTGGGGTAGGCTGTGTAATTGGAACAGGAATTTTTGTTGTCACTGGAGTAGTCGCTGCCCAAAGTGCAGGACCGGCTATTATTATTTCATTTATTATTGCAGGAATTGCATGTGCACTTGCCGCGCTTTGCTATGCAGAATTTTCTTCCGCAGTTCCAGTTTCAGGTAGTGTATATACTTACACGTATGCAACAATGGGGGAAATTTTTGCTTTTTTAATTGGATGGGACTTGATGCTGGAATATGTTTTAGCTATTTCAGCAGTAGCAACCGGATGGTCTGCTTATTTCCGTTCATTAATTGAGGGGTTTGGTGTTCACTTTCCAGCTTTACTTTCTTCAGCGCCAGGCACTGGAACTGGTGGAATGGTTGATTTACCAGCAATCATTATTATTTTATTAGTAACAGCACTTGTGAGTATTGGGGTAAAAGAGAGTACACGTTTTAACAATGTGATGGTTTTCATCAAGCTTGCCGTAATATTAACCTTCATATTCGCTGGAATTAGCTACGTAAAACCTGGAAATTGGACCCCATTTGCTCCTTTTGGATTTAAAGGGATTGTAACGAGTGCGGCTACGGTTTTCTTTGCTTATATAGGATTTGACGTTATTGCGACAGCTTCAGAAGAAGTGAAACGACCAAAACGTGATATGCCGATAGGAATTATTACTTCATTAGTCATTTGTACTGTTTTATATATCGTAGTAGCCCTTGTGTTAACAGGGATGGTTCCATACTCACAATTAAATGTGGGCGATCCAGTCGCACTTGCTCTTAAATTAGTTGGCCAAAACCAATTAGCTGGAATTATTTCGGTTGGAGCTGTTGCTGGAATTACCACTGTCTTGCTGGCATTAATATACGCTCAGGTTCGCTTATCGTTTGCGATGAGTCGGGACGGTTTGCTTCCAAAGGGACTTGCAAAGGTACACAAGAAGTATAAGACGCCCTTCTCTAATACATGGTTAACAGGCTTTGTTGCTGCAGGAATTGCCGGATTTGTTGATTTAACCACATTAGCACACCTTGTAAATATGGGAACTCTTGCCGCATTTACATTAATATCGATTGCGATTATTGTTCTTAGGAGAAAACACCCTGAAATTATCGCAACATTCCGAGTACCATTTGTGCCAGTCTTGCCAGCTATTAGCGCGTTATTTTGCATTTATTTATCGATCAGCTTGCCTGCTATTACGTGGATTTCCTTTGCCATCTGGCTTTCGGTTGGCACGATCGTGTATTTCCTTTATGCAAGAAAGAATAGCTTGCTTAACAATGAAGATCCAAAAGAAATTGACAACCGGATGGCGAAGTGA
- a CDS encoding cold-shock protein, whose protein sequence is MEQGKVKWFNAEKGFGFIEREAGDDVFVHFSAIQSEGFKSLDEGQAVTFEVEQGQRGPQATNVRKA, encoded by the coding sequence ATGGAACAAGGTAAAGTGAAATGGTTTAACGCAGAAAAAGGATTCGGATTCATCGAACGCGAAGCAGGAGACGACGTATTCGTACACTTCTCAGCTATCCAAAGCGAAGGTTTCAAATCTTTAGACGAAGGTCAAGCAGTTACTTTTGAAGTAGAACAAGGTCAACGTGGACCCCAAGCTACTAACGTTCGCAAAGCATAA
- a CDS encoding DUF3231 family protein encodes MSQKKALSSSELGTLWMTYQLSTMKQRILEYFIEQADDNRAKEIMQNSHQKIIHYLEDIKNIFKNEGAVIPVGFTEEDVNPVVPKLYDNMFDIMFLRLPNIISMGLHSLHLNMSYRKDIIILYKELTVFTQSGYEECVDYLQEKDVLPRPPAVTMPKTVVFATDTNYMSGFNLFSDKRALNTVEVAHIYNVIGANIFGMQMITGFAQVANEPEVKKYFLKGKELAKKIVTDYSEVFLQSDIQPPATWGGKATDSKVAPFSDKLMMYCTSIFCSFGLGNTAFGTAFSLRSDLPLIMVKSAKDILTYATDGGKIMAKNGWLEEPPKMEDRNELIK; translated from the coding sequence ATGAGTCAAAAAAAGGCGCTAAGCTCGAGTGAATTAGGAACATTGTGGATGACCTATCAGCTTAGTACAATGAAACAAAGAATTCTTGAATATTTTATCGAACAAGCAGATGACAACCGCGCTAAGGAAATTATGCAAAATTCTCATCAGAAAATTATTCACTATCTTGAAGATATAAAAAACATCTTCAAAAATGAAGGTGCTGTAATTCCTGTCGGATTCACAGAAGAGGATGTCAATCCTGTCGTGCCCAAGCTTTATGACAACATGTTTGATATTATGTTTCTTCGTTTGCCCAATATAATAAGCATGGGATTACATAGTCTCCACTTAAACATGTCCTATCGAAAAGATATTATTATCCTTTATAAGGAATTAACTGTATTTACTCAAAGCGGTTACGAAGAATGTGTCGACTATTTGCAAGAAAAAGATGTTTTACCTCGTCCTCCTGCTGTAACTATGCCGAAGACCGTGGTGTTTGCAACTGATACCAATTATATGAGTGGGTTCAACCTGTTTTCTGATAAGCGAGCATTGAATACAGTTGAGGTTGCACATATTTACAATGTAATTGGAGCAAATATTTTTGGGATGCAAATGATAACGGGGTTTGCACAAGTTGCTAATGAACCTGAAGTAAAAAAATATTTCTTAAAAGGAAAAGAATTAGCAAAAAAAATTGTAACGGACTATTCAGAAGTATTCCTTCAGAGTGATATTCAGCCACCTGCTACATGGGGGGGAAAAGCAACAGACTCAAAGGTTGCTCCTTTTTCAGATAAGCTAATGATGTACTGTACCAGTATATTTTGTAGCTTTGGTTTAGGAAATACTGCCTTTGGAACAGCTTTTAGTTTACGGAGTGATCTCCCATTAATAATGGTGAAATCCGCAAAAGACATATTAACCTATGCAACTGATGGTGGTAAAATCATGGCGAAAAATGGTTGGCTCGAAGAACCTCCTAAAATGGAAGATAGGAACGAGTTAATTAAATAA
- a CDS encoding catechol 2,3-dioxygenase: MAIIRVGRVELRVMDLEKSAEYYRNVIGLEETGRDDNSVYLKAWDEFDHHSIILTKADSAGMEHLAFKVTGPTDLDYYEMKIEQYGIPVTRIAAGTRLAEGEAIRFTVPTGHHIELYADIERLGTAVGTLNPHPWPDNLRGIAPHRLDHTLLVGEDIEGVTKFFTEVLGFKQTERVITVDGKVMIGSFLATTNKAHDIAFIKGPDNKFHHVGFFVDNWYDVLKAADILSKNEVPMDVTPTRHGITRGQTVYFFDPSGNRNEAFASGYISYSDFETITWTEDKIGQGVFYHRRELSESFMNVLT, encoded by the coding sequence ATGGCGATTATAAGAGTTGGTAGAGTTGAACTTCGTGTAATGGATTTGGAAAAATCAGCGGAATACTACCGGAATGTAATTGGTTTAGAGGAAACCGGAAGAGATGATAACAGTGTTTATCTAAAGGCTTGGGACGAATTTGATCATCATAGTATCATTCTTACAAAAGCAGATTCAGCCGGAATGGAACATCTAGCCTTTAAGGTAACGGGGCCGACAGATTTAGATTACTATGAAATGAAAATCGAACAATATGGGATTCCGGTTACTAGAATTGCAGCTGGCACTCGCTTAGCTGAAGGCGAAGCCATCCGCTTTACGGTTCCGACCGGACACCATATAGAATTGTATGCTGACATTGAAAGATTGGGTACAGCTGTTGGGACATTAAATCCGCACCCTTGGCCAGATAATCTTCGTGGGATCGCCCCACATCGCTTAGACCACACCTTATTAGTTGGTGAAGATATAGAGGGTGTTACAAAGTTCTTTACGGAGGTCTTAGGATTTAAACAAACAGAAAGAGTCATCACGGTTGATGGAAAAGTCATGATTGGCAGTTTCTTAGCAACAACCAATAAAGCACATGATATTGCCTTTATCAAAGGTCCAGACAATAAATTTCATCATGTCGGTTTTTTTGTAGATAATTGGTACGATGTTTTGAAGGCAGCTGATATTCTATCGAAAAATGAGGTCCCTATGGATGTCACACCAACTCGCCATGGAATCACTAGAGGACAAACCGTTTACTTCTTTGATCCTTCTGGGAATCGTAATGAAGCTTTTGCAAGCGGTTACATCTCCTATTCTGATTTTGAAACGATCACTTGGACAGAGGATAAAATTGGTCAAGGTGTATTTTACCATCGAAGAGAGTTAAGCGAATCGTTTATGAACGTTCTAACTTAA